Proteins from a single region of Fibrobacter sp. UWB5:
- the tgt gene encoding tRNA guanosine(34) transglycosylase Tgt, which translates to MNRFELLKTSKKSKARLGVVHTDHGDVTTPIFMPVGTEATVKAVTPAQLKDIKAEIVLANTYHLYLRPTTPRIAKAGGIHKFMAWDGPVLTDSGGFQVWSLKDLRKITPEGVEFRSILDGSKHFFSPASVMNAQREIGADIIMALDECTPYPSTAKEAEHSLKFTLKWTAEAMQWLKEHPPIHGYDQQFFGIIQGGMHKDLRRQAIERIAELGPDGFAMGGLSVGEPTETMYEIADFCTDILPQDHARYVMGVGTPWNLLELIERGVDMCDCVMPTRNARNGMLFTSEGVLRYKAARHAEEFDKPVDPNCDCYCCRNFSRAYLRHLHHAGESLGFTLASIHNLHFYLHLMREAKQHIADDTFEEWKKEKCEILQRDLQ; encoded by the coding sequence ATGAATCGATTTGAGCTTCTAAAGACCTCCAAAAAGTCGAAAGCGCGTCTTGGCGTGGTCCATACCGACCACGGCGACGTGACAACGCCGATTTTTATGCCTGTGGGCACCGAAGCGACCGTCAAAGCGGTCACTCCAGCGCAGCTTAAGGACATCAAGGCCGAAATTGTCCTTGCAAACACCTACCACCTGTACCTGCGCCCCACCACCCCGCGTATTGCAAAAGCGGGCGGAATCCATAAGTTTATGGCGTGGGACGGCCCGGTTTTGACGGATAGCGGCGGATTCCAGGTGTGGAGCCTGAAGGATTTACGCAAAATCACCCCCGAAGGCGTGGAGTTCAGGAGCATTCTGGACGGTTCGAAGCACTTTTTCAGCCCGGCAAGCGTCATGAACGCCCAGCGCGAAATCGGCGCGGATATCATCATGGCGCTCGACGAATGCACTCCGTACCCGAGTACCGCCAAGGAAGCCGAGCATAGCCTCAAATTTACGCTCAAATGGACGGCCGAGGCCATGCAGTGGCTCAAGGAACACCCGCCCATTCACGGTTACGACCAGCAATTTTTCGGAATTATCCAGGGCGGCATGCACAAGGACTTGCGCAGGCAAGCCATCGAGCGCATTGCAGAACTCGGCCCCGACGGCTTCGCCATGGGCGGCCTTTCGGTGGGCGAACCGACCGAAACCATGTACGAAATTGCCGATTTCTGTACCGACATCTTGCCGCAGGACCATGCCCGCTACGTGATGGGCGTAGGAACCCCATGGAACCTGCTGGAGCTCATTGAACGCGGCGTGGACATGTGCGACTGCGTGATGCCGACCCGCAACGCCCGCAACGGCATGCTGTTTACCAGCGAAGGCGTTTTGCGCTACAAGGCCGCCCGCCATGCCGAAGAATTCGACAAGCCGGTGGACCCGAATTGCGACTGCTACTGCTGCCGTAACTTTAGCCGCGCCTACTTGCGCCACCTGCACCACGCCGGCGAATCCCTCGGATTTACGCTTGCAAGCATCCACAACCTGCATTTCTACCTGCACCTGATGCGCGAAGCCAAGCAGCACATCGCCGACGACACTTTTGAAGAGTGGAAAAAAGAAAAGTGCGAAATTCTGCAGCGAGATTTGCAATAG
- a CDS encoding CIA30 family protein, protein MKKILAIMSMAAVSAMAITASRVGPVSTYGELKANGGKLSGSCPEYANKAVQVKGMSLFWSSGNTYSTDFYSEKGINRLVDDMGVEVVRFALGAADEKFNSSGRSYTTGGEGFQKALLKNVVNAAVDKDIYVIIDWHIESSTGFTDDAVKFFEYAAQEYGKYNNVIFEIWNEPTGDMGTVKSHADAVIPVIRKYSDNLILVGSPGWSSQPDACANAGISDKNYGCTLHFYAATHYMGDGGYNKAAETAMGKGVPVFATEWGTVNANGDGQPDENSSNKWVEWMAQKGVSWTNWNASAMDETSAAFSSAVFENGFSYTNSGKYVKSKLGGATYKDCGLQNGSAEEESGFSTGVANGATTSILDDMEDGNRYGYLGGAWAAVEDQENGGKSSISNDVIKDDFGNSTYQVVYPVSGDSKNTSKYMAALKDVKIGKGTLDYGPYIKMFLTLLKEEKKDSPKAYADFSKCSTIKYKYKGASHNFAIETTDVTDYNYHRVNKDASEGWKEVEITTDMLKQETWGDDSRSKPINMAHATRLSWEIKGLEKVPDDMNQPKYPYLYIDDVKCDGLSFTAVSGGAGDTPKSSSSVGGKSSSSVAPGGKSSSSVAPGGKSSSSVAPTVSSSSVAPVITDIKVIDDFEDGDEVASTTGTWYAYTDKEPGGLSKISNVYDNTLGGYVVVFPGTADAANGTKGFAALTEIEWNQGTYKEAPFVALGLNTHADTSKGVDLSACSALSYRYRGSAHTFKVQDGQVADYAYHQINFEDALEWTTVVASWDDIAQPSWGEPVDLNKKNIKKFAWEVIGYKNIEYQPTINFLFVDDFKCVDASVGVRMARKSAGQLKLSVNGSTLNVTTAAAARIQVFDMQGNMVMNRLESAAGNHQVSLEGMNRGNYVVRVKTVKAAQTARISIR, encoded by the coding sequence ATGAAAAAGATTCTTGCGATTATGTCTATGGCTGCGGTGTCCGCCATGGCAATCACGGCAAGCAGGGTCGGCCCTGTTAGCACTTACGGCGAACTTAAGGCCAATGGTGGCAAACTTTCGGGTTCTTGTCCCGAATATGCCAACAAGGCTGTCCAGGTCAAGGGCATGAGCCTTTTCTGGAGCTCGGGCAACACCTATTCTACCGACTTCTACTCTGAAAAGGGTATCAACCGCTTGGTCGATGACATGGGCGTCGAAGTGGTTCGTTTTGCTCTTGGTGCTGCTGACGAAAAGTTTAACAGCTCGGGCCGTTCTTACACGACGGGTGGCGAAGGCTTCCAGAAGGCTCTTTTGAAGAACGTCGTGAACGCCGCTGTCGATAAGGACATTTATGTGATTATCGACTGGCACATCGAAAGTTCTACCGGTTTTACCGATGATGCTGTCAAGTTCTTTGAGTATGCAGCTCAGGAATACGGTAAGTATAACAATGTGATTTTTGAAATCTGGAACGAACCGACTGGTGATATGGGTACAGTGAAGTCTCATGCCGACGCTGTGATTCCGGTAATTCGTAAGTATTCTGATAACCTCATCCTCGTGGGTAGCCCGGGATGGTCCAGCCAGCCGGATGCTTGCGCTAACGCAGGCATCTCCGACAAGAACTATGGCTGCACGCTCCACTTCTATGCCGCAACTCACTATATGGGCGATGGCGGTTACAACAAGGCTGCTGAAACTGCTATGGGTAAGGGCGTGCCTGTGTTCGCTACCGAATGGGGTACCGTCAATGCTAACGGTGATGGCCAGCCGGATGAAAACTCCAGTAACAAGTGGGTAGAATGGATGGCTCAGAAGGGCGTGTCCTGGACGAACTGGAACGCTTCTGCTATGGACGAAACTTCTGCAGCATTCTCTTCTGCAGTGTTTGAAAACGGTTTCTCTTACACCAACTCCGGTAAGTACGTGAAGAGCAAGCTCGGTGGCGCAACCTATAAGGATTGCGGCCTCCAGAACGGTTCTGCTGAAGAAGAAAGCGGATTCTCTACGGGCGTTGCCAATGGTGCTACCACTTCCATTCTCGATGACATGGAAGATGGCAACCGTTACGGCTACCTTGGCGGTGCATGGGCTGCTGTCGAAGACCAGGAAAACGGCGGTAAGAGCTCCATTTCTAACGACGTGATTAAAGACGACTTTGGCAACTCGACCTACCAGGTTGTTTACCCGGTCAGCGGCGATAGCAAGAATACTTCCAAGTATATGGCCGCCCTTAAGGACGTGAAGATCGGTAAGGGTACTCTCGATTACGGTCCGTACATCAAGATGTTCCTCACTCTCCTGAAGGAAGAAAAGAAGGATTCTCCGAAGGCTTATGCTGACTTCTCCAAGTGCTCTACGATCAAGTACAAGTACAAGGGTGCAAGCCACAACTTCGCAATCGAAACGACCGACGTTACTGACTACAACTATCACCGCGTGAACAAGGATGCCTCCGAAGGCTGGAAGGAAGTCGAAATCACGACTGACATGCTGAAGCAGGAAACTTGGGGTGACGATTCTCGTTCCAAGCCGATCAACATGGCTCACGCAACTCGTCTTTCTTGGGAAATCAAGGGCCTCGAAAAGGTTCCGGACGATATGAACCAGCCCAAGTATCCGTATCTCTACATCGACGATGTGAAGTGCGATGGCCTCAGCTTCACCGCTGTGAGCGGTGGTGCCGGTGACACTCCGAAGTCTTCTTCTTCTGTGGGAGGCAAGTCTAGCTCCAGCGTTGCTCCGGGTGGCAAGTCCAGCTCTAGCGTTGCTCCGGGTGGCAAGTCCAGCTCCAGCGTTGCTCCGACCGTTTCTTCTTCTTCTGTCGCTCCGGTGATTACCGACATCAAGGTTATCGATGACTTTGAAGACGGTGATGAAGTTGCCTCTACGACTGGTACCTGGTATGCCTATACCGACAAGGAACCGGGTGGCCTTTCCAAGATTTCCAATGTCTATGACAACACCCTCGGTGGCTATGTCGTGGTGTTCCCGGGTACAGCCGATGCCGCTAACGGCACTAAGGGCTTTGCTGCTTTGACAGAAATCGAATGGAACCAGGGTACTTATAAGGAAGCTCCGTTTGTCGCTCTCGGTCTCAATACGCATGCTGACACCTCTAAGGGTGTTGACCTGAGCGCTTGCTCGGCTTTGAGCTACCGCTACAGAGGTAGTGCTCATACCTTCAAGGTCCAGGATGGTCAGGTGGCTGATTACGCCTATCACCAGATCAACTTTGAAGATGCTCTCGAATGGACGACCGTTGTGGCCAGCTGGGATGATATCGCACAGCCGAGCTGGGGCGAACCGGTTGACTTGAACAAGAAGAACATCAAGAAGTTCGCTTGGGAAGTGATTGGCTACAAGAACATTGAATACCAGCCGACGATCAACTTCCTCTTTGTGGACGACTTCAAGTGCGTGGATGCAAGCGTTGGTGTCCGCATGGCTCGCAAGTCTGCTGGCCAGCTCAAGCTCAGCGTGAACGGTTCTACGCTCAACGTGACGACCGCCGCTGCAGCCCGCATCCAGGTGTTCGACATGCAGGGTAACATGGTCATGAACCGCCTCGAAAGCGCCGCCGGTAACCACCAGGTGTCTCTCGAAGGCATGAACCGCGGTAACTACGTGGTCCGTGTCAAGACCGTGAAGGCTGCCCAGACCGCCCGCATTAGCATCCGCTAA
- a CDS encoding sodium:calcium symporter translates to MKSSRDNWGSKLGVILAVAGSAVGLGNFLRFPVQAATNGGGAFIIPYLIAFLLLGIPLSWMEWTLGRAAGNKHHGTAPGGFHYILNKKPWAKHLGSLGLLPPLFISFYYIFIQSWILAFTYYSATGKLMEVVAGGYEPMKEFFGNYIMLNTKIGPIPAAILFFLITFACNMGLLSFGVRKGIERVNKITMPILLIMGIILVVRVLTISDIGKGLAFVWNPNLSEILNPAVWLAASGQVFFTMSLGMGIVFCYASYLKPKEDLVLSSLTAGATNGFAEIILGGTIVIPMAVLIAGNNIEECAKLGTFGLGFQTMPFVFGQLPFGGFFQTLWFAMLFIAGVTSAISIIQPLISFCEDDLKFSRKGSITATGTVTFLGGLVGIFGLAAGAVDELDFWGGSFLLVVLGTIQAFIFSFVLGRRKSDVIGEDGKPECEAFALMNDGAALKLPRFFRPIIMYVCPIYLAVVLVAWMIHDGMGVLLLSNVPAAAKVTFLGSEFSQIGFTWGVRGFLLALVVLLNIAIYYAWKVNGPARKTTILHKQNMSIGDSDNEEA, encoded by the coding sequence ATGAAAAGCTCTAGAGACAACTGGGGTTCGAAGCTGGGCGTGATTCTCGCGGTCGCGGGTTCCGCCGTCGGACTTGGCAACTTTTTGCGTTTCCCGGTGCAGGCAGCCACAAACGGTGGCGGCGCATTCATTATCCCTTACCTCATCGCCTTCTTGCTTTTGGGCATTCCGCTTTCTTGGATGGAATGGACGCTTGGCCGCGCAGCCGGTAACAAGCACCACGGTACTGCCCCGGGCGGATTCCACTATATTCTGAACAAGAAGCCCTGGGCCAAGCACCTCGGTTCGCTCGGGCTCCTGCCCCCGCTGTTCATCAGCTTCTACTATATCTTTATCCAGTCTTGGATTCTCGCGTTTACCTACTACTCTGCCACAGGCAAACTGATGGAAGTGGTCGCCGGCGGTTACGAGCCCATGAAGGAATTCTTCGGCAACTACATCATGCTGAACACCAAGATTGGCCCGATTCCTGCAGCCATTCTCTTCTTCTTGATTACGTTCGCCTGCAACATGGGACTCCTGTCGTTCGGCGTGCGCAAGGGCATCGAACGCGTGAACAAGATTACCATGCCGATTCTTTTGATCATGGGCATTATCCTCGTGGTGCGCGTGCTTACCATTAGCGATATCGGTAAGGGCCTCGCCTTCGTGTGGAACCCGAACCTTTCCGAAATTCTGAACCCCGCCGTTTGGCTTGCCGCTTCGGGCCAGGTATTCTTTACCATGAGCCTCGGTATGGGCATTGTTTTCTGCTACGCCAGCTACCTGAAGCCCAAGGAAGACCTGGTGCTTTCGTCTTTGACCGCAGGCGCCACCAACGGCTTTGCCGAAATTATCCTCGGCGGAACGATTGTGATTCCGATGGCCGTGCTCATTGCCGGCAACAACATCGAAGAATGTGCAAAACTCGGCACCTTCGGCCTCGGTTTCCAGACTATGCCGTTCGTGTTCGGCCAGCTGCCCTTTGGCGGATTCTTCCAGACGCTGTGGTTTGCGATGCTCTTTATCGCGGGCGTCACTAGCGCCATTTCGATTATCCAGCCGCTGATCAGTTTTTGCGAAGACGACCTGAAGTTTAGCCGCAAGGGCTCCATTACCGCCACCGGTACAGTGACCTTCTTGGGAGGCCTTGTGGGTATTTTCGGCCTTGCCGCAGGCGCGGTCGACGAGCTCGACTTCTGGGGTGGAAGCTTCTTGCTGGTGGTTCTCGGCACAATCCAGGCATTCATCTTCTCGTTCGTGCTCGGTCGCCGCAAGTCCGACGTGATTGGCGAAGACGGCAAGCCGGAATGCGAAGCTTTCGCCTTGATGAACGACGGTGCCGCCTTGAAACTCCCCCGATTCTTTAGGCCGATCATTATGTACGTGTGCCCGATTTACCTGGCAGTCGTGCTGGTCGCCTGGATGATTCACGACGGCATGGGCGTGCTCCTGTTGAGCAACGTTCCCGCCGCTGCCAAGGTGACTTTCCTCGGCAGCGAATTCTCGCAAATTGGCTTTACCTGGGGCGTTCGCGGATTCCTGCTCGCCCTCGTGGTGCTTTTGAACATTGCCATCTACTACGCCTGGAAGGTGAACGGTCCGGCCAGAAAGACCACCATTCTCCACAAGCAGAACATGAGTATCGGTGATTCCGACAACGAGGAGGCATAA
- a CDS encoding carbohydrate-binding protein: MDYKKVWKRSACLVAGFAVFGLADNPISSYHYLADPSCASDGDTFYILTDVDDYNNQTNWNYDIVGLYAFTSEDMKNWTDHGMIFRSKREFGNYPNNTWASGIAVKNGKVYIVYPDGASGVGMITAPAIDGPYTDPVKESHGVNRIAGGGSLIGGCDGIAHCFDPGILIDDDGKGYVIFGGGESSSRPYGNNFDIISFTESNGKITFDKNSLKKVSLPNSFEAPYLHKKGSTYYLSFNNRSQVIDYGMSNNIWGPYTFVGTVIPGIGSVPDAHGEGGNNHQGFAPFKDKWYAVYHDRRLVTSDNHPAATTQAGVRSENPNYENHRSVSIDELTWNGDKMNKLTFTREGPKQIKNFDPYKTYKATTSSKQMNIRSRTDWTQGKPVVHVLLPLTSRSESWIRVSGVDFGNGAQNLRIKAANVGDGNKIEIHTGSASGTLAGTCELAKTANNKTFVDNDCEMKGLTGVIDQVFFVFKNNGKDSTMGVLEWEFQGAKREPEPQTPFGGKAWAIPGKIEMENFDEPGYGTGNDSYADNDSDDHGAESNGGKSYREGTGVDIYKKNNGYVVGYNQSGEWLEYTVEVAEAGDYTMFASVASANATSGFQLAIDGENITEEIAVPKNDGEENYDDYNVVQANVKLAAGKHILRFTVTGDWMDIDYIEFVAGKDADPGKTSIAQIKLQNKIEKSYNVFSLTGVKVGTVDLSGMAASKALNAAGFAKGVYMLKQVNGSKKFMVNTSK; this comes from the coding sequence ATGGATTACAAAAAGGTGTGGAAAAGATCCGCCTGTCTTGTGGCTGGTTTTGCAGTGTTTGGCTTAGCCGACAACCCCATTTCATCTTACCACTATCTGGCGGACCCTTCTTGCGCCTCCGATGGTGATACCTTCTACATTTTGACCGACGTCGATGACTACAACAACCAGACGAACTGGAACTACGACATTGTCGGTCTTTATGCCTTTACGTCCGAAGACATGAAAAACTGGACCGATCACGGCATGATTTTCCGCTCCAAGCGTGAATTCGGCAACTATCCGAACAACACTTGGGCTTCGGGCATTGCTGTCAAGAATGGTAAGGTCTATATCGTTTACCCTGATGGCGCAAGCGGCGTGGGCATGATTACCGCTCCGGCTATCGATGGTCCTTATACCGACCCGGTCAAGGAATCCCATGGCGTCAATAGAATTGCGGGTGGTGGCAGCCTTATCGGTGGTTGCGACGGCATTGCGCACTGCTTTGACCCGGGCATCTTGATTGATGACGATGGCAAGGGTTACGTGATTTTCGGTGGTGGCGAAAGCTCTAGCCGTCCCTACGGCAACAACTTCGACATTATCAGCTTTACCGAAAGCAATGGCAAGATTACTTTCGACAAGAATTCCTTGAAGAAGGTCTCTTTGCCGAACTCTTTCGAAGCTCCTTACCTGCATAAGAAGGGTAGCACCTATTACTTGAGCTTCAACAACCGTAGCCAGGTGATTGACTATGGTATGTCCAACAATATTTGGGGTCCGTATACCTTTGTGGGCACGGTCATTCCGGGAATCGGCTCTGTGCCTGATGCTCATGGCGAAGGTGGTAACAACCACCAGGGCTTCGCTCCGTTCAAGGACAAGTGGTATGCCGTGTATCACGACCGCCGCTTGGTGACCTCTGACAACCACCCGGCTGCAACGACTCAGGCGGGCGTGCGTTCCGAAAACCCGAACTACGAAAACCACAGAAGCGTTTCCATCGACGAACTCACCTGGAATGGCGACAAGATGAACAAGCTCACCTTCACCCGTGAAGGACCGAAGCAGATCAAGAACTTCGACCCGTACAAGACCTACAAGGCAACGACCAGTTCCAAGCAGATGAACATCCGTAGCCGTACGGACTGGACTCAGGGCAAGCCCGTTGTGCATGTGCTTTTGCCGCTCACAAGCCGTAGCGAATCCTGGATCCGCGTTTCTGGCGTGGACTTCGGTAACGGTGCTCAGAACCTCCGTATCAAGGCTGCAAACGTAGGTGATGGCAACAAGATTGAAATCCATACGGGTAGCGCCAGCGGTACGTTGGCCGGTACTTGCGAACTTGCAAAAACCGCCAATAACAAGACCTTCGTTGACAACGATTGCGAAATGAAGGGCCTCACCGGCGTTATCGACCAGGTATTCTTCGTGTTCAAGAATAACGGAAAGGATTCGACCATGGGTGTTCTCGAATGGGAATTCCAGGGTGCCAAGCGCGAACCTGAACCGCAGACTCCGTTCGGCGGCAAGGCTTGGGCGATTCCGGGCAAGATCGAAATGGAAAACTTCGACGAACCGGGCTATGGCACTGGCAACGATTCTTATGCTGACAACGATTCCGACGACCATGGCGCCGAAAGCAATGGCGGCAAGAGCTATCGCGAAGGCACTGGCGTTGACATCTACAAGAAGAACAATGGCTATGTCGTGGGTTACAACCAGAGTGGCGAATGGCTTGAATACACTGTAGAGGTGGCCGAAGCTGGTGATTACACCATGTTCGCTTCCGTGGCTTCAGCAAATGCAACTTCTGGTTTCCAGCTCGCTATCGACGGCGAAAACATCACCGAAGAAATCGCTGTGCCCAAGAATGACGGTGAAGAAAACTACGATGACTATAACGTCGTTCAGGCAAACGTCAAGCTTGCTGCTGGTAAGCATATCCTCCGCTTCACCGTGACCGGTGACTGGATGGACATTGACTACATCGAGTTTGTTGCAGGCAAGGATGCTGATCCGGGCAAGACCTCTATTGCACAGATCAAGCTCCAGAACAAGATCGAAAAGTCCTACAACGTGTTCAGCCTCACCGGCGTGAAGGTCGGTACGGTTGACCTGTCTGGCATGGCTGCCTCCAAGGCTCTCAATGCCGCAGGCTTT
- a CDS encoding SDR family oxidoreductase: MIDVKGKWTLITGGCRGVGRLTAIEMAKLGANIILQGRDKSHAEPVMNEIKKYGVEVRAVGCNLEHACEIDAALAEIDSWGVQVDIVFNNAGLMSHYFTDYLTNTMEDFHQAMAVNFLAPIKIAYHFLPGMIKRGFGRMQLTTSGIANEPELMGYACAKAALTKFVKDFACKLNGTDVMMNVMDPGWLRTDLGGPNAPNAPESVIPGSMVSVLLDDKKSGRWFSAQEFTGMSLADAVEKGKSVE; this comes from the coding sequence ATGATTGACGTAAAGGGCAAATGGACCTTGATTACCGGCGGCTGCCGCGGAGTGGGCCGCCTTACCGCCATCGAAATGGCAAAACTCGGCGCAAATATTATTCTGCAGGGCCGTGACAAGTCCCATGCTGAACCGGTAATGAACGAAATCAAGAAGTACGGTGTCGAAGTTCGCGCTGTGGGTTGCAACCTCGAACATGCATGCGAAATCGATGCCGCTCTCGCCGAAATCGATTCCTGGGGCGTGCAGGTCGATATCGTGTTCAACAACGCCGGCCTCATGAGCCATTACTTTACCGATTACCTCACCAATACCATGGAAGACTTCCACCAGGCCATGGCGGTGAACTTCTTGGCTCCAATCAAGATTGCCTACCACTTTTTGCCGGGCATGATCAAGCGAGGCTTTGGCCGTATGCAGCTTACCACTAGTGGCATCGCCAACGAACCCGAACTCATGGGTTACGCCTGCGCCAAGGCTGCTCTGACAAAATTTGTCAAGGACTTTGCCTGCAAGCTGAATGGTACCGATGTCATGATGAACGTCATGGATCCGGGTTGGTTGCGCACCGATCTCGGTGGCCCCAACGCTCCTAACGCCCCCGAAAGCGTGATTCCGGGTTCCATGGTGTCTGTCTTGCTCGACGACAAGAAGAGTGGCCGTTGGTTCAGCGCTCAGGAATTTACTGGCATGTCCCTTGCCGACGCTGTTGAAAAGGGCAAGTCTGTGGAGTAA